The following are encoded together in the Aerococcus mictus genome:
- the pfkB gene encoding 1-phosphofructokinase: MIYTITFNPAVDLVMQVDDIKLGDLNRSHEDHYVAGGKGINASVVFQRLGKENIATGFIGGFSGQFIIDELEAEGVNTHFIELDQPTRINVKLKGPQETEINAQGPKVDADKFQELMTYLNKELTENDTVFLAGNAAPGLDEEAYISIAKLCLEKKVNFVLDSNKQLLKACLEYKPFIIKPNREELGELFATQIESDADLIKYAKALQEAGALNVLVSLGGDGSLLLTERGDIYRANVPTGKVINSVGAGDSMLSGFISAYVESKDYAESLKIAAATGSGTAFSVGITTKDLVEELVDQIVVKKEN; the protein is encoded by the coding sequence ATGATTTATACCATTACCTTTAATCCAGCTGTGGATTTAGTAATGCAAGTTGATGATATAAAATTAGGTGACCTAAACCGCTCCCATGAAGACCACTATGTGGCAGGTGGTAAAGGGATTAATGCATCAGTCGTCTTCCAGCGTTTAGGTAAGGAAAATATTGCCACTGGTTTTATCGGTGGGTTTTCTGGTCAATTTATTATTGATGAATTAGAAGCCGAAGGGGTTAATACCCATTTTATCGAGCTTGACCAGCCTACTCGGATTAATGTGAAGCTCAAAGGCCCACAAGAAACCGAAATTAATGCCCAAGGACCAAAAGTCGATGCTGATAAATTCCAGGAATTAATGACCTACCTGAATAAAGAACTGACAGAAAATGATACGGTCTTTCTAGCAGGTAATGCCGCCCCTGGATTGGATGAAGAAGCTTATATCAGTATTGCTAAATTATGCTTAGAAAAAAAAGTTAATTTTGTTTTAGATTCTAATAAGCAATTATTAAAAGCCTGTTTAGAATATAAACCTTTTATTATTAAACCTAACCGTGAGGAACTTGGTGAATTATTCGCAACTCAGATTGAATCAGATGCTGATTTAATAAAATATGCCAAGGCCTTACAGGAAGCTGGGGCTTTAAATGTTTTGGTATCTCTGGGTGGCGACGGGAGCTTATTGCTTACTGAAAGAGGGGATATCTACCGGGCCAATGTGCCTACAGGAAAGGTTATAAATTCTGTAGGAGCTGGCGATTCCATGTTGTCGGGCTTTATAAGTGCTTACGTTGAAAGTAAGGACTATGCCGAATCATTAAAAATCGCTGCAGCTACTGGGTCAGGAACAGCCTTTTCCGTTGGCATTACGACGAAGGACTTAGTTGAAGAATTAGTTGATCAAATTGTCGTTAAGAAAGAAAATTAA